One genomic window of Puniceibacterium sp. IMCC21224 includes the following:
- a CDS encoding CaiB/BaiF CoA-transferase family protein has protein sequence MNDPALTGIRVLDLSRVLAGPSCTQTLADLGAEVWKIENPVAGDDTRGWMPPEVDGESTYFMCCNRSKKSVAIDLKSPEGRQTLCRLAAKADVLVENFRSGALAEFRLDPETLAKVNPRLIYCSISGYGRSGPRAAEGGYDFTIQAESGLMAITGQPDGEPMKLGVAISDLVTGMNAVQAILAAIIAREQTGRGQHLDIALFDSAVALLANVASGYLQTGKQSPRYGNAHATVVPYQLFDSADGTLALACGNDGQFRALCQDVLDLPNLPHDPRYTRNRERVNNRDTLIPLLEAAFKTRNTADWLTDLKAAKVPGGKVRTVSEVFTSPDVMERGMITAVPDTLHGQLRLVQSPLRFSDTPVRVPAAPPRLGEHTEEVLRWLGDQEIQEA, from the coding sequence ATGAATGATCCCGCCCTCACCGGGATTCGGGTGCTTGATTTGTCGCGCGTTTTGGCTGGCCCCAGTTGCACCCAGACGCTGGCCGATCTGGGCGCAGAGGTTTGGAAGATAGAAAATCCCGTTGCCGGTGACGACACGCGCGGCTGGATGCCACCCGAGGTGGACGGCGAGTCGACCTATTTCATGTGCTGCAACCGCTCAAAGAAATCTGTCGCAATAGATCTTAAATCGCCCGAAGGGCGGCAGACATTATGCCGTCTCGCTGCCAAGGCGGATGTGTTGGTGGAGAATTTTCGGTCCGGCGCGCTGGCGGAATTCAGGCTTGATCCGGAAACCCTAGCGAAGGTCAACCCGCGCCTGATCTACTGCTCGATATCGGGCTACGGGCGCAGTGGGCCGCGTGCCGCCGAGGGCGGATATGATTTCACCATTCAGGCAGAAAGCGGTCTGATGGCGATCACCGGCCAGCCAGATGGCGAGCCGATGAAGCTGGGCGTTGCCATTTCGGATCTGGTCACCGGGATGAACGCGGTTCAGGCTATTCTGGCCGCCATCATCGCGCGCGAACAGACCGGTCGGGGCCAGCATCTGGATATTGCGCTGTTTGATTCCGCCGTCGCGCTGCTGGCCAACGTGGCGTCCGGCTACCTTCAGACCGGCAAGCAAAGCCCGCGCTATGGCAACGCCCATGCAACAGTGGTGCCCTACCAGTTGTTCGACTCGGCTGATGGCACTCTGGCCTTGGCCTGCGGGAATGACGGCCAGTTTCGGGCATTGTGCCAAGACGTGCTGGACCTGCCCAATCTGCCGCACGATCCGCGCTATACCCGCAACCGCGAACGCGTCAACAATCGCGACACACTGATCCCGTTGCTGGAGGCGGCATTTAAAACACGCAATACCGCAGATTGGCTGACCGATCTCAAGGCTGCCAAAGTACCGGGTGGCAAGGTTCGTACGGTGTCCGAGGTGTTTACGTCGCCGGATGTCATGGAACGGGGGATGATCACTGCGGTACCGGACACACTGCATGGCCAGCTGCGCCTTGTTCAGTCGCCCCTGCGGTTCTCCGACACGCCGGTGCGCGTGCCTGCGGCACCGCCGCGTCTGGGCGAGCATACCGAAGAGGTTCTACGCTGGCTTGGCGACCAAGAGATCCAAGAGGCGTGA
- a CDS encoding SDR family NAD(P)-dependent oxidoreductase, protein MSVSDFTPQPVLQDGIFTGQGAVVSGAGSGIGRAIVLRLCALGMAVTGIGRREEALKETADLSAELSGTFHFEALNVRDTEALDAALARAGDQHGINLLVNNAGGQFFAPATKISRKGWDSVVELNLNAVFSATKAAYPYLKATRGAVVNISLSGIDRGSMGLAHSVAARAGVLGLTRTLALEWASDGIRLNCLGPGTVVTAGLSDEAARRMLDSLVAATPMGRTTSVEEVAELTAFLASPAGALMTGQLIQIDGAAHLGAGLHMISGDSDE, encoded by the coding sequence ATGAGCGTCTCAGATTTCACACCGCAACCGGTTTTGCAGGATGGTATTTTCACCGGACAAGGTGCCGTTGTCAGTGGCGCCGGCAGCGGTATCGGCCGCGCCATCGTACTGCGCCTGTGCGCGTTGGGAATGGCCGTGACGGGCATTGGCCGCCGCGAAGAGGCGTTGAAGGAGACCGCTGATTTATCGGCGGAGCTCTCCGGCACCTTTCACTTTGAGGCACTGAACGTACGCGACACCGAAGCGCTGGACGCGGCGCTGGCCCGCGCCGGGGACCAGCATGGCATCAACCTGCTGGTGAACAATGCCGGCGGGCAGTTCTTTGCCCCCGCGACCAAGATCAGCCGCAAGGGCTGGGATTCTGTGGTGGAACTGAACCTGAATGCTGTCTTCTCTGCGACCAAAGCGGCCTACCCCTATCTCAAGGCGACGCGCGGCGCCGTCGTCAACATTTCGCTTTCCGGGATAGATCGCGGCTCTATGGGGTTGGCCCATTCGGTCGCGGCGCGCGCAGGTGTGCTTGGACTGACCCGGACATTGGCGTTGGAATGGGCCAGCGATGGCATCCGGCTGAACTGCCTCGGCCCCGGCACCGTGGTAACCGCCGGCCTGTCGGACGAAGCCGCGCGCCGGATGCTGGACAGTCTCGTTGCGGCCACCCCGATGGGCCGCACCACAAGTGTCGAGGAGGTGGCAGAGCTGACCGCATTTCTCGCCAGTCCGGCAGGCGCGCTGATGACCGGCCAGCTGATACAGATCGACGGCGCTGCACATCTGGGGGCGGGCTTGCATATGATCAGTGGTGACAGCGATGAATGA
- a CDS encoding CoA transferase: MPTPKPLTGRRVIEFTQFIAGPTAGQLLADFGAEVIKLEPARGDGSRELPGTEFGSAYFRCFNTSKSSLVVDMGSEEGRAQFEALLTEADALLCNLAPGTLRKLGLDGDSLRRRHPHLVVTLISGFGQQDDRTCMDTIAQCESGFAWMNGNLDGTPRVSSSWPVDFYSGLYASYATAMALMDPATKGTVIDLTMLEVASAMLLGPAAILLMEGAQIGPPSGNRDRASAPSGVYPCDDGHVYIYGGLDAYWARLRPIVGGEDAPKAERLARADDFDLMIENWTRQHSVEHVLAQLGPSGIPSGAVRKPADGIARIQALRPGGGAEALSTGEHVPSFPALFDGARIARAPAPLLGSTIPGFQQGSS, from the coding sequence ATGCCCACCCCCAAGCCCCTGACAGGCCGCCGCGTGATCGAATTCACGCAGTTCATTGCCGGACCGACAGCAGGTCAGCTACTGGCCGATTTCGGCGCCGAAGTGATCAAACTGGAACCGGCGCGCGGGGATGGATCGCGCGAATTGCCGGGAACCGAGTTCGGCAGCGCCTATTTCAGGTGCTTCAACACAAGCAAGAGCAGCCTTGTTGTCGATATGGGCAGCGAAGAGGGGCGGGCGCAGTTCGAGGCGCTGCTGACAGAGGCTGATGCGCTTTTGTGCAACCTTGCACCTGGTACCCTGCGCAAACTGGGGCTGGACGGCGACAGCTTGCGCAGGCGGCATCCGCATCTGGTGGTCACGTTGATCTCTGGCTTTGGCCAGCAGGATGATCGCACCTGCATGGACACGATCGCGCAATGCGAAAGCGGGTTTGCCTGGATGAATGGCAATCTGGATGGCACACCGCGTGTGTCCTCTAGCTGGCCGGTGGATTTCTACTCGGGGCTATACGCCTCATACGCCACGGCAATGGCGCTGATGGATCCTGCGACAAAGGGCACCGTCATAGACCTGACTATGTTGGAAGTGGCGTCTGCCATGTTGCTCGGCCCCGCCGCGATCCTGCTGATGGAGGGTGCGCAAATCGGGCCACCTTCGGGCAATCGCGACCGTGCATCGGCGCCGTCCGGCGTCTATCCCTGCGACGACGGCCATGTATACATTTATGGCGGGCTGGATGCCTATTGGGCGCGGCTTCGCCCGATTGTCGGCGGCGAAGACGCACCCAAGGCCGAGCGGCTGGCCCGCGCCGACGATTTTGACCTGATGATCGAGAACTGGACGCGCCAGCACAGCGTCGAACATGTGTTGGCGCAGCTTGGCCCCAGCGGCATTCCGTCGGGGGCCGTGCGAAAACCGGCCGACGGCATTGCGCGCATTCAGGCGCTGCGCCCTGGTGGCGGTGCCGAGGCATTATCGACGGGCGAGCATGTGCCCAGCTTTCCCGCTCTTTTTGATGGCGCGCGCATTGCCCGCGCGCCTGCGCCACTGCTTGGCAGTACCATCCCCGGATTTCAGCAAGGATCATCCTAA
- a CDS encoding phenylacetate--CoA ligase family protein, whose translation MSQNKAESPFSNTVWDACELWPRDRITAYQTEQLKTQLVRVGRNSAHYRGVFAACGFDPETFASLDDLRRLPLTRKKDYVAGLAQDPPFGTFRAVDVEDAVRVHFSSGTTAAPAPVLWSAFDADRWAGLYARYLYAQGLRKTDVFHCMFGYSWFVGGLGASMAAQKLGALVIPGGSVDTQRQIDTILQYKPRCVIGTPSFMAHIAEAAIARGIDLASSSVEMVCVGGEPGASIPGTREKIERQFGAKMFDCYGALECQPIGWDTAAQTGPTLAEDFIYVEILDPKTDEPVPDGTPGVLVLTHLDKEACPLVRWWTGDIVVRDSTPAADGRTHARLVGGVHGRGDDMLIVRGVNLFPSAVEDVVRAHPGTTNEYVLVVNDSMKDPNTGMLRRITLRVEREDADDATLGDTLKAALRAQLNVSFEVEVLDAGALPRTVHKATRVVKE comes from the coding sequence ATGAGCCAAAACAAGGCTGAGAGTCCTTTTTCAAACACTGTTTGGGACGCCTGCGAACTGTGGCCGCGTGACCGGATAACCGCGTATCAGACCGAACAGCTGAAAACCCAGTTGGTCCGCGTCGGACGCAACAGCGCGCATTACCGCGGGGTTTTCGCCGCATGTGGCTTTGATCCTGAAACTTTTGCATCGCTTGACGATTTGCGCCGTCTGCCGCTGACACGCAAAAAGGACTATGTGGCCGGGCTGGCCCAGGATCCGCCGTTTGGCACCTTCCGCGCGGTAGACGTCGAAGACGCGGTGCGCGTGCATTTCTCCTCTGGCACCACCGCAGCGCCCGCCCCGGTTCTATGGAGCGCGTTTGACGCGGATCGCTGGGCTGGCCTCTATGCGCGATATTTATATGCGCAGGGTTTGCGCAAAACCGACGTGTTTCATTGCATGTTCGGCTATTCATGGTTTGTCGGCGGCCTAGGCGCGTCGATGGCGGCGCAAAAACTGGGCGCGCTGGTCATTCCCGGCGGGTCTGTCGATACGCAGCGGCAGATTGACACGATCTTGCAGTACAAGCCCCGTTGCGTCATCGGCACGCCGTCGTTCATGGCCCATATCGCCGAGGCCGCCATCGCCCGTGGCATTGATCTGGCAAGTTCCAGCGTCGAGATGGTCTGCGTCGGCGGCGAGCCGGGCGCCAGCATCCCCGGCACCCGCGAGAAAATCGAGCGCCAGTTTGGCGCAAAGATGTTTGACTGCTACGGCGCGCTGGAATGTCAGCCAATCGGCTGGGATACCGCCGCCCAGACGGGCCCGACTCTGGCCGAGGATTTTATCTATGTCGAAATCCTGGACCCAAAGACGGACGAGCCTGTGCCTGACGGTACCCCTGGCGTGCTGGTTCTGACCCACCTGGACAAAGAGGCCTGTCCGCTGGTGCGCTGGTGGACCGGTGATATCGTGGTGCGCGATAGCACGCCCGCCGCTGACGGGCGCACTCATGCGCGGCTGGTCGGCGGCGTTCATGGCCGTGGTGACGACATGCTGATCGTTCGGGGGGTGAATTTGTTCCCCAGCGCGGTCGAGGATGTCGTGCGCGCCCACCCTGGCACCACCAACGAATATGTGCTGGTCGTCAACGACAGCATGAAAGACCCCAACACCGGGATGCTGCGCCGCATCACCTTGCGCGTCGAACGTGAAGACGCCGACGATGCCACGCTTGGCGATACGCTGAAGGCGGCGCTGCGCGCGCAGCTGAATGTCAGCTTCGAAGTTGAGGTGTTGGATGCCGGCGCTCTGCCCCGCACGGTCCACAAGGCAACCCGCGTCGTAAAGGAGTAG
- a CDS encoding TetR/AcrR family transcriptional regulator — MSRAQPTTDAAAAAREEILQAAAELFTDLGYAMTSIDAIAERLGATKGRVYYYFKSKADIFFDIQRAAMGRLMAEVEPIARSDLGPADKLRGMAAAHLGMLLADLPIQKVSVQGLERYLFHSSGYRYVNELREINQLRDTYEQIFAEVIDQGAREGLFNDMPPAF, encoded by the coding sequence ATGTCCCGCGCCCAGCCCACCACCGACGCCGCAGCAGCAGCCCGCGAAGAAATCCTGCAGGCGGCTGCCGAGCTTTTTACCGATCTTGGCTATGCCATGACGTCGATTGACGCAATCGCCGAACGGCTGGGCGCGACCAAGGGGCGTGTCTACTACTACTTCAAAAGCAAGGCCGACATCTTCTTTGACATCCAGCGCGCTGCCATGGGTCGCCTGATGGCCGAGGTCGAACCGATCGCGCGCAGTGACCTTGGTCCCGCTGACAAGCTACGCGGCATGGCCGCTGCACATCTGGGAATGTTGCTGGCCGATCTGCCGATCCAGAAGGTGTCGGTCCAGGGCCTTGAGCGGTATTTGTTCCATTCATCGGGCTATCGCTATGTCAATGAATTGCGCGAAATAAATCAGCTGCGCGACACGTACGAGCAGATATTTGCCGAGGTCATAGATCAGGGCGCCCGTGAAGGCCTGTTCAATGACATGCCCCCCGCCTTTTAA
- a CDS encoding acyl-CoA dehydrogenase family protein: protein MTVIWTPKLNEDAQKWHDIAARLSDEKFGPLAEELDRDQRYPWESIDELVKSGLAGLFIPTEFGGGGAPLTATIAAVERVASACSSTAAILCACQLGAFPVLLGGRDDQKRKYLGEMAQGTATSFALSERSTGSDAAAITATADREGEGWRIKGEKYWIGNGGASRYYVVFAKTDPKAGGRGISAFMVDKEAEGVSIDELNDKMGIRGTQTSNLKLDTWVAADAMIGEEGRALRLALKTLNVGRIMVSAQSVGLALAAYRTAAERAVERQAFGGPIIENQGIGFKLADLATEISAARLMLYEAARAYDAGEDVTNLGAMAKLFTSEVSHKAADVAVQVWGGFGYCKPNVAERLYRDQRILEIYEGTSEIQRLVLARAVRKNVEKAAQEASA, encoded by the coding sequence GTGACTGTAATCTGGACCCCCAAGCTGAATGAAGACGCGCAGAAATGGCATGACATCGCCGCGCGCTTGAGCGACGAAAAATTCGGCCCTCTGGCCGAGGAGCTGGACCGCGATCAACGCTATCCGTGGGAGAGCATCGATGAGCTGGTGAAATCCGGCCTGGCCGGACTGTTTATTCCCACGGAATTCGGCGGCGGCGGCGCGCCCCTGACAGCCACCATTGCGGCGGTTGAACGTGTCGCCAGCGCCTGTTCGTCCACCGCCGCAATCTTGTGCGCCTGCCAGCTGGGCGCGTTTCCGGTTCTTCTGGGCGGTCGCGACGATCAAAAGCGCAAGTATTTGGGCGAAATGGCCCAAGGTACCGCCACCAGCTTTGCTTTGTCGGAACGATCGACCGGATCGGATGCCGCTGCCATCACCGCTACAGCCGACCGCGAGGGTGAAGGCTGGCGGATCAAAGGCGAGAAATATTGGATCGGCAATGGCGGGGCCTCGCGCTATTATGTGGTCTTCGCCAAGACCGACCCGAAGGCTGGCGGGCGCGGTATCTCGGCCTTCATGGTCGACAAGGAGGCCGAGGGCGTCAGCATCGACGAGCTGAACGACAAGATGGGTATTCGCGGCACTCAAACCTCTAATCTCAAGCTGGATACTTGGGTGGCGGCTGACGCCATGATCGGTGAAGAGGGACGTGCGCTGCGTCTGGCGTTGAAGACACTGAACGTGGGACGCATCATGGTTTCGGCACAGTCGGTTGGTCTGGCGCTGGCGGCATATCGTACCGCCGCAGAACGCGCGGTTGAGCGACAGGCTTTTGGCGGTCCGATCATCGAGAACCAAGGGATCGGGTTCAAACTGGCCGATCTGGCAACCGAAATTTCGGCTGCGCGACTGATGCTGTACGAGGCTGCCCGCGCCTATGACGCTGGCGAGGACGTGACCAACCTGGGCGCGATGGCCAAACTTTTTACATCCGAAGTGTCGCACAAAGCGGCGGATGTTGCGGTGCAGGTCTGGGGCGGCTTTGGCTATTGCAAGCCGAATGTGGCCGAACGGCTGTATCGCGACCAGCGGATTTTAGAGATCTACGAAGGAACATCCGAGATCCAGCGCCTTGTCCTGGCGCGTGCGGTACGTAAAAACGTGGAAAAGGCCGCGCAAGAGGCATCGGCCTGA
- a CDS encoding branched-chain amino acid ABC transporter permease, protein MLTPLSWLTGLGLILVAPALLGGSGAVYSAFVLIAIFAVMSYGLDVIISDLGEVSLAHPVFFAAGAYASAIGSSRWGFDPITTLLLAIAAATIIATGIGIVTLRMREFVFSLVTYAVTVVGMTLAANWSFLGGSDGITGIPVFKIFGYSAQTDRELWPVAWLLLVVALYLVRCFRRSRLGQEAMTVHLNPRLATMSGIDPHRVRIQVFLFSAPITAVAGWLYSYQRAYISADVVDMYFLILMLTAVVLIGRRILLAPLIGVALILCQEKFLSFGGYVDRIILGSVLIVVLSFMPRGLAGPVSDVLRWLKYRAQNIKTYTSKKEPHQ, encoded by the coding sequence ATGTTGACACCTCTTTCATGGCTAACAGGCCTTGGCCTGATATTGGTCGCCCCTGCGTTGCTGGGTGGTTCGGGCGCGGTTTACTCTGCCTTTGTGCTGATCGCGATCTTTGCGGTCATGTCCTACGGCCTTGATGTTATCATCTCGGACCTTGGCGAAGTCAGCCTGGCGCATCCGGTGTTCTTTGCCGCTGGCGCCTATGCATCAGCCATCGGGTCGTCGCGCTGGGGGTTTGATCCCATCACGACCCTGCTGCTTGCCATTGCCGCCGCCACGATCATTGCGACCGGAATCGGCATCGTCACATTGCGGATGCGGGAATTTGTCTTCTCGCTGGTCACGTATGCCGTAACGGTGGTTGGCATGACGCTGGCCGCGAACTGGTCGTTTCTGGGCGGCTCGGACGGCATTACCGGCATCCCTGTGTTCAAGATCTTTGGCTACAGCGCCCAAACGGACCGCGAATTGTGGCCCGTTGCCTGGCTGTTGCTGGTCGTCGCGCTCTATCTGGTGCGCTGTTTCCGCCGTTCGCGGCTGGGACAGGAAGCGATGACCGTGCATCTCAACCCGCGCCTTGCCACGATGTCGGGCATTGACCCGCACCGCGTGCGCATTCAGGTGTTCCTGTTTTCCGCGCCCATCACAGCGGTTGCCGGTTGGCTTTATTCCTATCAGCGCGCCTATATCAGTGCCGATGTGGTGGACATGTATTTCCTGATCCTGATGCTGACCGCCGTCGTGCTGATCGGCCGGCGCATCCTGCTGGCCCCTCTCATCGGTGTGGCCTTGATCCTGTGTCAGGAAAAGTTCCTGTCCTTCGGCGGCTATGTGGACCGGATCATTCTGGGATCGGTTCTGATTGTCGTCCTGTCCTTCATGCCGCGCGGTCTGGCGGGGCCAGTCAGCGATGTGCTGCGCTGGCTCAAGTACCGTGCTCAAAACATAAAAACATACACATCTAAAAAGGAGCCGCACCAGTGA
- a CDS encoding branched-chain amino acid ABC transporter permease — protein MNFAQQLINGLVLGHSYALIAIGWTVLLGVARLVNFGHGQMYMVGAFVTWFVMSRFGLPYVVAIPIAMAVGIGVGYLMQRTMLQLTVRQDLVSVMIVTLGFGHVLEGVAALFFGSTGQILDTPLSVRDIYIGDIWITWQDIAIIIVAILFFALLKYVVEKTRVGRLVRMVAEDPKLALLAGIDIRKVYLGVFAFEGAAVAIAAALIAPRTPILTSMGFDQVIITFVVVVLGGIGSVTGSYVAGIALGLFAAFFGAYVSAAYSTAAMFVFLIVVLVVRPGGLASRPGGH, from the coding sequence ATGAATTTTGCCCAACAGCTGATCAATGGTCTGGTGCTGGGTCATTCCTATGCCCTGATTGCCATCGGCTGGACCGTTCTTTTGGGCGTTGCCCGGCTGGTCAATTTTGGCCACGGGCAGATGTATATGGTGGGTGCTTTCGTGACCTGGTTTGTCATGTCTCGCTTTGGCCTGCCCTATGTCGTGGCCATCCCCATTGCCATGGCGGTCGGTATCGGCGTCGGCTACCTGATGCAGCGCACCATGCTGCAACTGACGGTCCGGCAGGATCTAGTATCGGTGATGATCGTGACCTTGGGCTTTGGCCATGTGCTCGAGGGTGTCGCGGCGCTGTTCTTTGGTTCGACCGGGCAGATTCTGGACACGCCGCTGTCGGTGCGCGACATCTATATCGGGGATATCTGGATCACATGGCAGGACATTGCCATCATCATCGTCGCGATCCTGTTCTTTGCGCTGCTGAAATATGTCGTCGAGAAAACCCGCGTGGGCCGTCTGGTCCGCATGGTGGCCGAAGACCCCAAGCTGGCGCTGCTGGCCGGTATTGATATCCGCAAGGTTTATTTGGGCGTCTTTGCGTTTGAAGGCGCCGCCGTGGCGATTGCCGCTGCTTTGATTGCGCCACGCACCCCGATCCTGACCTCGATGGGGTTTGATCAGGTCATCATCACGTTTGTCGTGGTGGTGTTGGGCGGGATCGGCAGCGTTACCGGCAGCTATGTGGCCGGTATCGCACTGGGTCTTTTTGCAGCGTTCTTTGGGGCTTACGTCTCGGCGGCTTATTCGACAGCGGCGATGTTTGTCTTTTTGATTGTCGTGCTGGTGGTGCGCCCCGGCGGACTTGCGTCGCGCCCGGGGGGCCATTGA
- a CDS encoding ABC transporter ATP-binding protein, which yields MSAPNPPTPVLDVRNLSVVYAGNRALSVAQFQLHEGELAGIVGANGAGKSTFANALLGWSRGAPKVTGDVLLDGQSISALNTPERVRRGLLLIPESDLVFATMSVAENLTHAASPAQASGRRIYTTDEIYDLFPNLAERRDHLGGQLSGGERQMLGIARALRLAPRVLMLDEPSIGLAPKLVSVVLQTVRTLVNEGLTVLLVEQNVKAAIRAVDRLILLERGQILAEGPVEEMKADPRVADAYLGADS from the coding sequence ATGAGCGCCCCCAACCCCCCCACACCGGTTTTGGACGTGCGCAACCTGTCCGTTGTCTATGCGGGGAACCGCGCCCTGTCGGTTGCGCAATTCCAGCTGCACGAGGGAGAGTTGGCAGGCATCGTCGGCGCCAATGGTGCGGGTAAATCGACCTTTGCCAACGCTTTGCTCGGCTGGTCGCGCGGCGCGCCCAAGGTGACGGGCGATGTGCTGCTGGATGGTCAGTCGATCAGTGCCCTGAACACGCCCGAACGGGTGCGCCGCGGTCTGCTGCTGATCCCGGAAAGCGATCTTGTCTTTGCCACCATGAGCGTGGCCGAAAATCTGACGCATGCTGCCAGTCCAGCGCAGGCAAGTGGCCGACGAATTTATACCACGGATGAGATTTACGACCTATTCCCCAATCTCGCTGAACGGCGCGATCATCTGGGCGGACAACTGTCCGGAGGCGAGCGGCAGATGCTGGGCATTGCGCGGGCGCTGCGGCTGGCGCCGCGGGTGCTGATGCTGGACGAGCCGTCGATCGGCCTCGCGCCCAAGCTGGTGTCGGTGGTGCTGCAAACCGTGCGTACGCTGGTGAACGAGGGGCTGACCGTCCTTTTGGTCGAACAAAACGTCAAGGCCGCCATCCGCGCCGTTGACCGCCTGATCCTGCTGGAGCGCGGTCAGATCCTGGCCGAAGGCCCGGTCGAGGAGATGAAGGCAGATCCTCGTGTCGCCGACGCATATCTGGGAGCGGATTCATGA
- a CDS encoding ABC transporter ATP-binding protein has translation MNNMFQTDGGTLRVEDLRVAFGALVALEDVSWEVNPGEILGIIGPNGAGKSTCYNATTNMVNRTGKVEIDGREVTNVPASRLAALGLRRAFQQNAFFTHLTVLENMIAVIQSEHGTGLLGTIFRPLSEHRRAAHTRQIASGALAQMGIPPEFHDRLPGEIPYGTQRMLSIALANGTGARILLLDEPAAGLGGEDMRALCDRLLALRAGGMAIVVIEHHMDLVMQITDRIVVLDRGRRLAYGTPTEIRHDPHVLEAYLGREE, from the coding sequence ATGAACAACATGTTCCAGACAGATGGCGGCACCCTCAGGGTCGAGGACCTGCGCGTGGCCTTTGGCGCCCTGGTCGCGCTGGAGGATGTCAGCTGGGAAGTGAACCCAGGTGAAATTCTGGGGATCATCGGTCCCAACGGCGCAGGTAAAAGCACCTGCTATAACGCTACAACAAACATGGTGAATCGCACCGGGAAAGTTGAAATAGACGGGCGCGAGGTTACAAATGTGCCCGCCAGCCGACTGGCCGCACTGGGTCTGCGGCGGGCGTTCCAGCAGAATGCCTTTTTCACCCATCTGACGGTGCTGGAGAACATGATCGCCGTCATTCAGTCAGAGCATGGGACCGGCCTGTTGGGCACGATTTTCCGCCCCTTGTCCGAGCATCGCAGGGCGGCGCATACCCGTCAGATTGCTTCGGGTGCGCTGGCGCAAATGGGCATACCGCCCGAATTCCACGATCGCCTGCCGGGTGAAATCCCCTACGGCACGCAGCGCATGTTGTCGATTGCTCTGGCCAACGGTACCGGCGCGCGCATCCTGCTGCTGGACGAGCCGGCCGCCGGGCTTGGCGGTGAGGATATGCGCGCGCTGTGCGACCGCCTGCTGGCGCTGCGTGCGGGCGGTATGGCGATCGTTGTCATCGAACATCACATGGACCTTGTCATGCAGATCACCGACCGCATTGTCGTGTTGGATCGTGGCAGGCGGCTGGCCTACGGCACGCCCACCGAAATCCGCCACGATCCCCACGTTCTCGAAGCATATCTGGGACGCGAAGAATGA